One region of Tachysurus fulvidraco isolate hzauxx_2018 chromosome 9, HZAU_PFXX_2.0, whole genome shotgun sequence genomic DNA includes:
- the si:ch211-204c21.1 gene encoding disabled homolog 2 isoform X1 yields the protein MSAEVESGMPPAEQAPVKTPSKKEKKKALATPEKTDEFLLARFKGDGVRYKAKLIGVDDVPEARGDKMSQDSMMKLKGKAAAARSQGKHKQRVWVNISLSGIAITEEKTGAILMEHAVNKISFIARDVTDNRAFGYVCGAEGQHQFFAIKTAQQAEPLVIDLKDLFQLIFNMRKKEAEGSKKEETNKVVENGSDASLGNRKGVEQLDLFGDMSTPPDMNSPSESKDILLLDLSTEIDSNQNCVKGNPFTNSSSTLRAQSSLSPENPFSSQLNFFPTPSQDPFRDDPFSKSNNQALNHNSDSHQFFNGDPKNGDSDYLGQQFDQLSSRTTVQTFSNGQWPLDGRPAETNAWTQNNIQESEQNGHSGKVTPEITQNEVKHENGSKPEAAVTQAKDSIIISPPPLNTKAGRGRRGVKSPTNENAASDPFTSPTKSESPTPSQPDCTPVSSVDFFSKSNTSTSDTLTGLGGLSLGHSSSSSNLGTATWNESHSSMFPTNTSIANAFTQPSSYSTAPVQNWGGNHGVFGTSSTPQLPSWGQNNTPASNGCWTQHSALGNPFHSSIFPSTSGLTSGGQQSSSPPPLIPPRAGPVKEVPKVDTDAFLDLDPLGEKEKRDIKEMFKDFRMAKPPNGLAKNEPLKVGGQNLFDSPLGSIFGAPAITPSAPAIKVVGSDPFRAPFGNPFA from the exons CTTTAGCTACTCCAGAGAAAACAGATGAgttcctgctggccaggttcaAAGGTGATGGTGTTCGGTACAAAGCCAAGCTGATTGGCGTGGACGATGTACCTGAGGCCAGAGGGGACAAAATGAGCCAAGACTCCATGATGAAATTGAAG ggcaaggcagcagctGCTCGGTCGCAGGGCAAACACAAGCAGAGAGTTTGGGTGAACATTTCTCTTTCAGGAATCGCTATTACAGAAGAGAAGACAGGG GCAATACTAATGGAACATGCTGTGAACAAGATCTCATTCATAGCTCGAGATGTCACAGACAACCGAGCGTTCGGCTATGTGTGTGGTGCAGAGGGCCAGCATCAGTTCTTTGCTATTAAAACTGCTCAGCAG GCAGAGCCTCTTGTGATTGACCTGAAGGATCTCTTTCAGCTCATCTTTAACATGAGGAAAAAAGAAGCCGAAGGTTCAAAAAAG gaagaaacaaacaaagtggTAGAG AATGGAAGTGACGCCTCACTCGGCAATAGAAAA GGTGTGGAACAGCTGGACCTGTTTGGAGACATGTCAACCCCACCAGACATGAACTCTCCATCG GAATCCAAGGACATCCTCTTGCTAGATCTGTCCACAGAGATAGACAGCAACCAGAACTGTGTGAAAGGCAATCCATTTACTAACTCATCCTCTACCCTCAGAGCCCAGTCCAGCCTCTCGCCTGAGAACCCCTTCTCCTCTCAGCTCAACTTCTTCCCCACCCCCAGCCAAGATCCCTTCCGGGACGACCCCTTCTCCAAAAGCAACAACCAAGCACTCAATCACAACTCCGACTCCCACCAATTTTTCAATGGCGACCCCAAAAACGGTGATTCAGATTACTTGGGCCAGCAATTTGACCAGCTCTCAAGCAGGACGACGGTCCAGACATTCAGTAATGGCCAgtggccactagatggcaggCCAGCAGAGACAAATGCCTGGACTCAAAATAATATACAAGAAAGCGAACAGAACGGCCACAGTGGAAAAGTGACACCAGAAATTACTCAGAATGAAGTGAAGCATGAAAACGGAAGCAAGCCTGAAGCTGCTGTTACCCAAGCCAAGGATTCTATTATCATAAGCCCTCCACCTCTTAACACAAAAGCTGGCCGGGGAAGGAGGGGTGTAAAG TCGCCAACAAATGAAAACGCTGCCTCAGATCCATTCACTTCACCCACCAAGTCTGAATCTCCAACTCCATCTCAACCAGACTGTACCCCAGTGAGCTCTGTTGATTTTTTCAGCAAGAGCAACACCAGCACCTCAGACACCCTCACAGGCCTTG GAGGGCTGTCTCTTGGAcactcatcttcctcctctaaTCTTGGTACAGCCACATGGAATGAGTCCCACTCTTCCATGTTCCCCACAAATACCAGCATCGCCAATGCTTTCACACAGCCTTCATCCTATTCCACCGCTCCAGTACAAAACTGGGGAGGCAACCATGGAGTTTTTGGGACCTCATCCACCCCACAGCTTCCTTCCTGGGGACAAAACAATACTCCTGCTTCTAATGGGTGCTGGACTCAGCATTCAGCTTTGGGGAACCCTTTCCATTCCAGCATTTTTCCTTCAACTTCAGGACTAACATCAGGAGGACAGCAGAGCTCAAGCCCCCCTCCACTGATCCCGCCACGGGCAGGACCTGTCAAAGAAGTCCCTAAGGTTGACACTGATGCCTTTTTGGACCTGGATCCTTtgggggaaaaagagaaaagggacATAAAGGAAATGTTTAAGGATTTTAGAATGGCTAAGCCCCCTAATGGCTTGGCTAAGAATG AACCGCTAAAAGTCGGTGGCCAGAACCTGTTTGATAGTCCTCTTGGATCTATTTTTGGAGCACCAGCAATTACTcca agtGCTCCTGCTATCAAGGTTGTGGGATCAGATCCTTTTAGAGCTCCATTTGGAAACCCCTTCGCATGA
- the si:ch211-204c21.1 gene encoding disabled homolog 2 isoform X2 — protein sequence MSQTTERSAMCVVQRASISSLLLKLLSSCVSFQAEPLVIDLKDLFQLIFNMRKKEAEGSKKEETNKVVENGSDASLGNRKGVEQLDLFGDMSTPPDMNSPSESKDILLLDLSTEIDSNQNCVKGNPFTNSSSTLRAQSSLSPENPFSSQLNFFPTPSQDPFRDDPFSKSNNQALNHNSDSHQFFNGDPKNGDSDYLGQQFDQLSSRTTVQTFSNGQWPLDGRPAETNAWTQNNIQESEQNGHSGKVTPEITQNEVKHENGSKPEAAVTQAKDSIIISPPPLNTKAGRGRRGVKSPTNENAASDPFTSPTKSESPTPSQPDCTPVSSVDFFSKSNTSTSDTLTGLGGLSLGHSSSSSNLGTATWNESHSSMFPTNTSIANAFTQPSSYSTAPVQNWGGNHGVFGTSSTPQLPSWGQNNTPASNGCWTQHSALGNPFHSSIFPSTSGLTSGGQQSSSPPPLIPPRAGPVKEVPKVDTDAFLDLDPLGEKEKRDIKEMFKDFRMAKPPNGLAKNEPLKVGGQNLFDSPLGSIFGAPAITPSAPAIKVVGSDPFRAPFGNPFA from the exons ATGTCACAGACAACCGAGCGTTCGGCTATGTGTGTGGTGCAGAGGGCCAGCATCAGTTCTTTGCTATTAAAACTGCTCAGCAG TTGTGTTTCCTTTCAGGCAGAGCCTCTTGTGATTGACCTGAAGGATCTCTTTCAGCTCATCTTTAACATGAGGAAAAAAGAAGCCGAAGGTTCAAAAAAG gaagaaacaaacaaagtggTAGAG AATGGAAGTGACGCCTCACTCGGCAATAGAAAA GGTGTGGAACAGCTGGACCTGTTTGGAGACATGTCAACCCCACCAGACATGAACTCTCCATCG GAATCCAAGGACATCCTCTTGCTAGATCTGTCCACAGAGATAGACAGCAACCAGAACTGTGTGAAAGGCAATCCATTTACTAACTCATCCTCTACCCTCAGAGCCCAGTCCAGCCTCTCGCCTGAGAACCCCTTCTCCTCTCAGCTCAACTTCTTCCCCACCCCCAGCCAAGATCCCTTCCGGGACGACCCCTTCTCCAAAAGCAACAACCAAGCACTCAATCACAACTCCGACTCCCACCAATTTTTCAATGGCGACCCCAAAAACGGTGATTCAGATTACTTGGGCCAGCAATTTGACCAGCTCTCAAGCAGGACGACGGTCCAGACATTCAGTAATGGCCAgtggccactagatggcaggCCAGCAGAGACAAATGCCTGGACTCAAAATAATATACAAGAAAGCGAACAGAACGGCCACAGTGGAAAAGTGACACCAGAAATTACTCAGAATGAAGTGAAGCATGAAAACGGAAGCAAGCCTGAAGCTGCTGTTACCCAAGCCAAGGATTCTATTATCATAAGCCCTCCACCTCTTAACACAAAAGCTGGCCGGGGAAGGAGGGGTGTAAAG TCGCCAACAAATGAAAACGCTGCCTCAGATCCATTCACTTCACCCACCAAGTCTGAATCTCCAACTCCATCTCAACCAGACTGTACCCCAGTGAGCTCTGTTGATTTTTTCAGCAAGAGCAACACCAGCACCTCAGACACCCTCACAGGCCTTG GAGGGCTGTCTCTTGGAcactcatcttcctcctctaaTCTTGGTACAGCCACATGGAATGAGTCCCACTCTTCCATGTTCCCCACAAATACCAGCATCGCCAATGCTTTCACACAGCCTTCATCCTATTCCACCGCTCCAGTACAAAACTGGGGAGGCAACCATGGAGTTTTTGGGACCTCATCCACCCCACAGCTTCCTTCCTGGGGACAAAACAATACTCCTGCTTCTAATGGGTGCTGGACTCAGCATTCAGCTTTGGGGAACCCTTTCCATTCCAGCATTTTTCCTTCAACTTCAGGACTAACATCAGGAGGACAGCAGAGCTCAAGCCCCCCTCCACTGATCCCGCCACGGGCAGGACCTGTCAAAGAAGTCCCTAAGGTTGACACTGATGCCTTTTTGGACCTGGATCCTTtgggggaaaaagagaaaagggacATAAAGGAAATGTTTAAGGATTTTAGAATGGCTAAGCCCCCTAATGGCTTGGCTAAGAATG AACCGCTAAAAGTCGGTGGCCAGAACCTGTTTGATAGTCCTCTTGGATCTATTTTTGGAGCACCAGCAATTACTcca agtGCTCCTGCTATCAAGGTTGTGGGATCAGATCCTTTTAGAGCTCCATTTGGAAACCCCTTCGCATGA
- the LOC113637547 gene encoding transcription factor TFIIIB component B'' homolog isoform X5 has protein sequence MMRRSRISVKPNFRPGNRTGTEGEQASQRASVAGDTLLTVDAEELAKPAPSQQQNVTLKEPPDDVGLKETPEMPSKSNQHDGAPSSGAATSTPAPHRRMRISATPKLLGPKFSSTPRSRPSARMPSSVQSPLPNKEHVQIYDSVPEAQDSVSLISSELSESGTPGNSKSASELPTQSCTMTQLSSLCIPSTSGLQKAPFHGKKSVEDSPPSPQPGQVPHQPPQEPESPECPSTSDLFSASTKLSCSNKAGSSELTEKSSDKDQILRALKLKELMKIERRKDIMKEKRKVGYKTYTVLDRSKMTMRDLIYYLPNTSPMRSSVVHEENPAESNIPPSPKEQIKTADEEEEEEDDEFENEDMLVPKVRVAEDGSIILDEESLTVRIQRTSDTKVVENSAALFERGSTTTYASFRAVNHVKSWSVRETDLFFLAVSMVGTDFSLIGQLLTNRSRAAIKSKFKKEERVNSWRVDKALRNKRPFDKEFFSYLLEKVLAKDKDKRKTIKLVLPKSKKPRRSKGKTSKEICVDDDDLEDLEDDGAVTVEKESQKVSNVKEADVTVLSKKRCKRRRDKDNSTEEEVKRKRQRKCSKKTREDDTEGEQNLNVEGDVINVNEVDELESSTSASKRRRKRSKGNENEKPVKEIKHKRNKKSLKESLSQHEESSVDNEEDSAIPQKKKRVKNSDLDGNEPVKGKKTTKRKKAPKMFSFGTVEEEGTAEGGDASAGLQEAEQLNATVTAEVADNASLKGTRRSKKPLPKLARARSKKTNEPQASAEVQNENPNEKIHESILTAASSPLQDERLQMEAVVVLEKTPPRHQYLLSPSKDNGTNNELEPSMRSPSSSESSSTTQTRMGRARKVKRDLSTIRKAGKRKETMARDEPEPENPMVLLEAITRESEDEEDDYTLNENLMDMSCLRDLDSQTFQRKPMVVLSREEVDKILHASEQSDEEDPSVSPLDLSLNTELSFPLQCSKILEDNEEAVVDCMFEEHEERTNESISSEAENCKELEPALVQPDISNLRDISTSIKPEVCSQPEVGLSNITISCPVEQAEPQVHPMAHKDVTTAAAVLDLPPPLVVLDNVDPLCMKTDEAVATTVDTSVVVLDVKEKSEKAMLPSLLKEPRLASSKITAQSKLTSLGRGSGSPRPLQADTEVKGEFQMSLKGPSQTLETLKDSSASKEDTQEPAMARPKIKAGTQSGAVALEVKEDSQKEVSVQSSASISSEHGIKPTRRSKFLKPKPNLSQKSRATVLQNQRQHHKSPSTLNSESSEPTDFTEKVLYSPANDQHHSLENFSKQNLFKEKETSWSNATDRMESDSAEDLSATVPDQENNTTVNLSLTSADEPQVASECSKSDADMIPPSTSPPPSQTREHTSVGQMIVPSENICVPAEIVHLSEESHNDEEPTFILTLYEIPVTETYLPSAINDSEMNSDLPTAKTQSFLGFSDQAQSLPSTSESSRIDPLQAQNNLDVLTKGLTDNGKEQISADASHIISQHMKEEDSVVSANQEIYTPKIHPHSECKMSSEFALLDLAPSNRSSGFSGLKCITTLPQDSTDTGAHMQMADDFLPVSEDKRDKDRIVAVEKRLQSKEATLASVTEHFAKTTKEEISPYEPILLDTKDEEGDAWGNLETGIPIKECKIGSEFAPLDLTSRTQNTSSGFNISTRITALQDSDDNEQCERVSCVMLGDVFVPVSEETGNDTSKDGEMAGECMPESYEASTVGVTEYLAQNDEEQISKPLTSHEPIFMETKNEDSDAGVDVETGNPHLDTHTESKHGSEIAPIDVLASSTNSIPSGLNILTGITSHQDFEDSERVPHVLLADVFVPASEKTGDDSSKDWTMAVECKEDSRQDLPYEELTKVGNSPGGSDPLLCFDSTEEAKDTPPLSEKSTTPARRRKVKPQPKLVKRACSKSAFSKTDEVAKELRQPNSTTHAVLPASHEENLPGNSNTSTEESGKKISSIRRNKTSASRVKGVKHKSIADESPKISKDNLVPTEKNPSALHLSKEQEREQSSSEGAKVQPCCEDVHFNLMKSSGSASSTVDSKETEAESQGVSHMVLDDVFVLVSDETDANLSNDWRVPIESTQEAGTHFQKRTSRR, from the exons ATGATGCGAAGATCAAGAATCAGCGTTAAACCTAACTTCAGGCCTGGAAATCGGACTGGTACAGAAGGTGAGCAGGCCTCCCAGAGGGCGAGCGTAGCAGGTGACACCTTGCTAACAGTTGATGCTGAAGAACTGGCAAAGCCAGCACCATCTCAGCAGCAAAACGTAACACTTAAAGAGCCTCCTGATGATGTGGGTTTAAAAGAGACACCTGAAATGCCTTCAAAATCGAACCA ACACGATGGTGCACCCTCTAGTGGAGCTGCCACTTCAACTCCAGCTCCACATAGAAGAATGAGGATCTCAGCTACTCCAAAACTTCTTGGGCCCAAATTCAGTTCCACACCTCGATCTCGACCGTCTGCCAGGATGCCTAGCTCTGTCCAATCACCTCTGCCCAATAAAGAGCATGTCCAGATTTATGATTCAGTTCCTGAAGCTCAGGATTCAGTTTCACTAATCTCTAGTGAGCTGTCTGAATCAGGGACACCTGGTAATTCCAAATCTGCTTCAGAATTGCCTACACAGTCTTGTACAATGACACAGTTGTCATCTCTGTGCATTCCTTCCACTTCTGGTCTTCAAAAGGCTCCATTCCATGGGAAAAAATCAGTTGAGGATTCTCCACCATCTCCACAGCCTGGTCAAGTTCCACATCAACCACCACAAGAACCAGAATCCCCTGAATGTCCATCTACATCAGATTTGTTTTCAGCTTCGACCAAGCTTTCCTGTTCAAATAAGGCAGGTTCTTCTGAGCTGACTGAAAAATCCTcagacaaagaccaaatattAAGGGCTCTTAAATTGAAGGAACTGATGAAGATTGAACGGAGAAAAGATATTATG aaggagaagagaaaagtCGGTTACAAGACGTACACAGTTTTGGATCGCAGTAAGATGACCATGAGGGAccttatttattacttacccaATACCAGTCCTATGAG GTCTTCAGTAGTTCATGAGGAGAACCCAGCAGAGAGCAATATTCCACCTTCACCCAA ggaacaaataaaaacagcagatgaagaagaagaagaagaagacgacgaGTTCGAAAATGAAGATATGCTAGTGCCAAAGGTCAGAGTGGCAGAGGACGGCTCAATCATACTGGATGAAGAAAG TTTGACAGTACGAATACAAAGGACCTCAGACACAAAAGTGGTGGAGAATTCTGCTGCACTGTTTGAGCGTGGCTCGACTACAACTTACGCCAGCTTCAGAGCAGTAAACCATGTAAAGAGCTGGTCAGTCAGAG AGACAGACTTGTTCTTCTTGGCCGTTAGCATGGTGGGGACAGATTTCTCTCTGATTGGCCAGCTGTTAACCAACCGTAGCCGTGCAGCAATTAAG AGTAAATTTAAGAAGGAGGAGAGAGTCAACTCATGGAGAGTAGACAAAGCTTTGA gAAACAAGCGACCCTTTGACAAAGAGTTCTTCAGCTATTTGCTGGAGAAGGTTTTGGCAAAAgataaagacaaaagaaaaactaTCAAACTCGTACTGCCAAAAAGCAAGAAACCAAGAAGATCCAAAG GAAAAACATCAAAAGAAAtttgtgttgatgatgatgatcttgaAGACTTGGAGGACGATGGGGCTGTCACTGTAGAAAAAGAAAGTCAAAAGGTGTCTAATGTAAAAGAAGCAGATGTGACTGTCCTTTCTAAAAAGAGGTGCAAACGCaggagagacaaagacaactcCACCGAGGAAGAAGTCAAAAGAAAAAGGCAAAGAAAATGTAGCAAGAAAACAAGAg AGGATGATACTGAAGGTGAACAGAACCTCAATGTCGAGGGTGacgttataaatgtaaatgaggttGATGAACTTGAAAGCAGTACCTCAGCTTCAAAACGAAGGCGCAAACGCTCGAAGGGCAATGAAAACGAAAAGCCAGTTAAAGAGATAAAgcacaaaagaaacaaaaaatcacTCAAAG AGTCTTTAAGTCAACATGAAGAAAGCAGCGTTGACAATGAGGAGGATTCTGCTATTCCGCAGAAAAAAAAGCGAGTCAAAAATAGTGATTTGGATGGGAATGAGCCAGTCAAGGGGAAAAAGaccacaaaaagaaaaaaggcaccGAAAA TGTTTTCTTTTGGTACAGTAGAAGAGGAAGGAACTGCAGAAGGAGGAGATGCTTCAGCAGGTTTACAGGAGGCTGAAca GTTAAATGCTACAGTTACAGCTGAAGTAGCAGATAATGCTTCACTCAAAGGTACCAGGCGAAGTAAGAAGCCTTTGCCTAAACTGGCTAGAGCACGAAGCAAGAAAACGAATGAACCACAAGCTTCTGCTGAAGTTCAAAATGAGAATCCAAATGAGAAGATCCATGAATCCATTCTGACG gcAGCAAGCAGTCCTTTGCAGGATGAGAGGCTCCAGATGGAAGCAGTGGTGGTGCTGGAAAAGACTCCTCCAAG GCATCAATATTTGCTCAGCCCTTCAAAAGACAATGGCACAAATAATGAACTGGAGCCTTCAATGAGATCTCCATCTAGCAGTGAGAGCTCTTCTACTACGCAGACAAGAATGGGAAGAGCACGAAAAGTAAAGCGTGATCTGTCTACTATTCGGAAGGCgggtaaaagaaaagaaacaatggCTCGGGATGAGCCTGAGCCAGAGAACCCAATGGTTCTGTTAGAGGCTATCACTCGGGAATCagaagatgaagaggatgaCTACACCTTGAATGAG aacctGATGGACATGTCATGCCTACGTGATCTAGATA GTCAGACGTTTCAAAGAAAGCCAATGGTTGTGTTATCCCGTGAAGAGGTGGATAAGATCCTTCATGCTTCAGAACAAAGTGATGAGGAGGATCCATCTGTGAGTCCTCTGGATTTATCATTGAACACAGAGCTCTCTTTTCCACTTCAATGCAGCAAGATTTTGGAAGATAATGAAGAAGCTGTGGTGGATTGCatgtttgaggaacatgaggaAAGAACAAATGAGAGCATTTCCAGTGAGGCAGAAAACTGTAAAGAATTGGAGCCTGCATTG gtGCAGCCTGATATCTCAAACCTCAGGGACATTTCTACCTCCATAAAACCAGAGG TGTGCAGTCAACCAGAAGTAGGCCTAAGCAACATAACAATCTCATGCCCAGTAGAGCAGGCTGAACCTCAGGTCCACCCAATGGCTCACAAAG ATGTGACCACCGCAGCTGCAGTGCTTGACCTTCCTCCACCTCTGGTTGTTCTGGATAATGTAGATCCTCTCTGCATGAAAACAGATGAAGCTGTAGCTACTACAGTTGACACTTCAGTGGTGGTTTTAGATGTCAAAGAGAAATCTGAGAAAGCTATGCTGCCATCCTTACTCAAAGAGCCTAGACTAGCTTCCTCTAAAATCACTGCACAATCAAAGCTGACCTCATTAGGGAGAGGGTCGGGATCTCCACGGCCTTTGCAGGCAGATACAGAAGTGAAAGGGGAATTTCAGATGTCTCTGAAGGGGCCTTCTCAAACTTTAGAGACATTAAAGGACTCCTCAGCAAGTAAAGAGGATACACAGGAACCTGCCATGGCAAGACCAAAAATAAAAGCAGGAACACAGAGTGGTGCGGTTGCACTAGAGGTCAAGGAGGACTCCCAGAAAGAGGTGTCTGTTCAATCCAG TGCATCCATTTCTTCTGAACATGGCATCAAACCAACAAGGAGGAGCAAATTTCTGAAGCCTAAGCCTAACCTGAGTCAGAAATCAAGAGCCACAGTTCTCCAAAACCAGAGACAACACCACAAATCACCTAGTACTCTAAATTCCGAGAGCAGTGAGCCTA CAGACTTCACTGAGAAGGTACTTTATAGCCCTGCTAATGACCAGCATCATTCATTAGAAAACTTCAGTAAGCAGAACCTCTtcaaagaaaaggaaacatCTTGGTCTAATGCAACGGATCGAATGGAGTCTGATTCAGCAGAGG ATCTCAGTGCTACAGTACCAGATCAGGAGAACAACACTACAGTAAATCTGAGTCTGACCAGCGCTGATGAGCCTCAAGTGGCTTCAGAATGTAGTAAAAGTGATGCTGACAT GATACCACCTTCTACTTCACCTCCGCCTTCACAGACCAGAGAACATACCAGCGTGGGGCAGATGATTGTTCCTTCTGAG aatatatGCGTCCCAGCAGAAATTGTCCATTTAAGTGAAG AGAGTCACAATGATGAGGAGCCCACTTTTATCTTGACCCTGTACGAGATTCCTGTCACCGAGACCTACCTGCCTTCAGCCATTAATGACTCTGAGATGAACTCTGACCTTCCCACAGCTAAAACCCAATCATTTTTGGGGTTTTCTGACCAGGCACAAAGTTTACCATCTACATCGGAATCGTCCAG AATAGATCCTCTGCAGGCACAAAATAATTTAGACGTCCTCACTAAGGGTTTGACAGACAATGGCAAGGAGCAAATCTCAGCTGATGCATCTCATATCATTTCACAACACATGAAGGAAGAAGACAGTGTTGTTTCTGCAAATCAGGAAATTTATACTCCAAAAATTCACCCCCATTCAGAGTGCAAAATGAGTTCCGAATTTGCTCTGCTTGATTTGGCACCCAGCAATCGCTCTTCAGGGTTCAGTGGTCTAAAATG CATCACAACATTACCTCAAGACTCCACAGACACTGGAGCTCATATGCAGATGGCTGATGACTTTCTGCCTGTCTCAGAGGATaaaagagacaaagacaggATCGTTGCTGTAGAAAAGAGGCTTCAAAGCAAAGAAGCAACTTTAGCTAGTGTCACTGAACATTTTGCGAAAACTACGAAAGAAGAAATATCTCCTTATGAACCTATATTACTGGACACAAAGGATGAGGAGGGTGATGCTTGGGGAAATCTGGAAACGGGTATTCCAATCAAAGAGTGCAAAATAGGATCAGAATTTGCCCCACTTGATTTGACATCCAGGACTCAAAACACATCCTCTGGATTTAACATCTCAACACG CATTACAGCATTACAAGACTCGGACGACAATGAGCAGTGTGAGAGGGTTTCTTGTGTGATGCTGGGTGATGTCTTTGTGCCTGTCTCAGAGGAGACAGGAAACGATACAAGCAAAGATGGGGAAATGGCTGGAGAATGTATGCCTGAGAGCTATGAAGCCTCTACAGTTGGTGTCACCGAGTATTTGGCACAAAATGATGAGGAGCAAATCTCTAAACCCTTGACATCTCATGAACCCATattcatggaaacaaagaaCGAGGACAGTGATGCTGGTGTAGATGTGGAAACTGGTAATCCACATCTCGACACCCATACAGAGAGCAAACATGGTTCGGAAATTGCCCCCATTGATGTTTTGGCATCCAGTACTAATAGCATACCTTCCGGATTGAACATCTTAACAGG caTTACATCACATCAAGACTTTGAAGACAGTGAGCGAGTTCCACATGTTTTGCTGGCCGATGTATTTGTCCCTGCTTCAGAGAAGACTGGAGACGATTCAAGCAAGGACTGGACAATGGCTGTAGAATGCAAGGAAGACTCTCGACAAGACCTTCCTTATGAAGAGCTAACTAAG GTAGGAAATTCACCAGGAGGGTCCGACCCACTGTTATGTTTTGACTCCACAGAAGAGGCaaaggacacgcctcctttgtCAGAGAAGTCAACAACACCTGCTAGAAGGAGAA AAGTTAAGCCACAACCCAAACTGGTGAAAAGGGCATGTTCTAAATCTGCCTTCTCAAAAACTGATGAGGTTGCAAAGGAGCTGAGGCAGCCAAACTCTACTACACATGCCGTCTTGCCAGCCTCTCAT gaagAAAACCTTCCAGGTAATTCAAATACTTCTACCGAGGAGTCAGGAAAGAAAATTTCCTCTATCCGAAGAAACAAAACCTCTGCTAGTAGAG TTAAGGGGGTAAAGCACAAATCCATTGCAGACGAATCTCCAAAAATTTCTAAGGATAACTTGGTACCTACAGAGAAAAATCCCAGTGCTCTTCACCTATCCAAAGAAC AGGAAAGAGAACAGTCATCCAGTGAAGGAGCAAAAGTACAGCCATGCTGCGAGGACGTGCATTTTAATCTGATGAAGAGTTCAGG TTCTGCCTCTTCGACTGTGGACTCTAAGGAAACTGAGGCAGAATCTCAAGGTGTTTCTCACATGGTGTTGGATGATGTCTTTGTTCTTGTCTCAGACGAGACGGACGCTAACTTAAGCAATGACTGGAGAGTACCTATAGAAAGCACACAGGAAGCTGGCACTCACTTTCAAAag CGGACAAGCAGGAGGTGA